AGCGGTGGCTGTTTTGTTAATGGTCCTGTGTCTGAGATGCGCAGTGACCTGGTGATTTGGTTTAGCTGTACTGTAACAGGCTACTTATGATGCCCTCTTCTCGATGGGCAGACATAAGTAATTcacctttgttgtttttttgctgATTGTCGAGTCCTGAATGTAGTTCTGTTACTCTCTACTATCTATTTTGCCTATCAGGCTTTGTCTGTGCTTCCTACTGAGCCAGCCTCAAATTTTTGCAAGGCATAAAATGTAACTTACGGTTGGTCACTTTACCATGCGTCGTCTTTGCCTTTGTGAAAAGAACTTGAGTGATTTAACCTTTCACGCGAAGGATTTGTGAATGAGAAAGAACAGATAATGTTTAGTAGCTGATGCTGGTGTTAATTGCTGTGctgtatttctgtcttcatcCAGAGGTGAACAAGAAGGAGGTGGTTGAGGCGGTCACTATAGTAGAGACTCCTCCCATGGTCATCGTGGGCATCGTGGGCTACGTGCAGACTCCTCGCGGTCTCCGCAGCTTCAAGACCATCTTTGCTGAGCACATCAGCGATGAGTGCAAGCGTCGCTTCTACAAGAACTGGTAAGAGAGCAGGGCTTTTGTTGCCTTAATCTCATGCCATGGTTTACTTTTTCTGCTGGGTTGCAGGTTATGTTAGTACAGCTTTTTGAAGAGGCTTTTCAGCAATTAGTGTTTGGCCTTGATGAACTGGCCTAATAACAGGATAGGCTGTAGGAATGGCTCTGGGAGGGTAACAGCATTATGTTAGTGCCCTTCTTGGCATGGGGGTGACGGTGTTGGTTTTTGCCTGAGATCTCCTTAACAGGCTACACGTGATGATACTTCGACGGGCGGACATAAGGAAATCGCCTCTGGCGCTTGTTGTTGAGTGTCGAGTCCTGACTGTAGCCCAGTTTTCTCAGGAAAGGGGAAGACAAGTGTTCCTTCTGATTACTGTTCCAGGCACTGTTGTTGTGATCCAAAGTATGCGCGTTTGCCCAAGTGTGGCTCCAGCGTGTCTAGAGCTTACAGCCTGTTTATGAACTCTACAGGCTGAGAAGACGTCAAGAGTAGAGCAATAATGATCTCAAGGGTGTTACAGTAACGACCTTACTGTCAGGCATAGCTTGGGTTTACGGGGGGGGAAATTACGGTATTCTGAAGCAGATGGTAGTCATCTGACAATTGCTTTAaagatctgttttttctgttattgttCAACATCTCTTTACAGTCCTTTGTCTTCTGTACTGTGAATGTTAATGTGCTTTGGAATTCATGGCAGCTCCGCTCAGCTCTGGCAACTTTGCCTCTGTCTGATGAGCTCCAGGCTCCGCTTGCCAGTGGTAAAGAGAACTTAGAAGCTGGCAATGAGCCGAAACCAGCTGAGGTGGCAGCTCCTTCCGCTCGTCCCCACTTCCTGGGGGATTGATGAAGGGCTTAGCCAAACCTtgtctctgctctgctcctgaaGGCACAAATCCAAGAAGAAGGCCTTCACCAAATACTGCAAGAAGTGGCAAGATGATGAAGGCAAAAAGCAGTTGGAGAAAGATTTCAATAGCATGAAGAAATACTGCCAGGTTATTAGAGTCATGGCTCACACTCAGGTAAGTGCCTGCAGGACTGAGGTGTACAGTGGAAACAACAGAGAGCAAGCATCAACCAACCTTGATCCATCTCTGTAGGGAGATTTCTGCCCTCCCCTGCAGCCTCATGCTAACTGTTAGGCATGATACAAATACTAGTACTCTTCGTTCTGTACAAAGCGTGTGCTCACAGGATGCTTGAGGAGCCTTGAGGGCAACCGCTGGCAGTCTTCTGAAGCAGTGTTCAAAATAGACTGCACCATAATAGGAACTTCTTGGACTCAGTCCTGTGCTGATACCATGTGGACCTGGGCACTCATCATGTGGTCAGCATCATTTCAGGCTGCGTTCTGTAGGGACTGCAGACACTCGCAGGCTTTTGGTGGCTTCTGTTGCTCAGCTGGAGGAGGTGTATTGCTGAGTGGTGTGGTGGTGCTTCCCTTAAACATCAGTGCTCTGCCAGACTTTCTTGGGAGATTTAATTAAATCTTTGGGTTGTTTGTAAGTGCAATAAGTCTAGTTATGTCATTGCTAATTTTACTAGAATTCGTTTCCCATACTAGACAGCAAAGGTAGTATTGCAGCTGCTGTTGATACTCATATCAATCCCTCTGTGCTAAATATAGTAGAAGTGACTGTAAATGTGACCCTACCCAAAGTGTCCTTCACTGTAGCAGGCTTTTATCAtaggggttggaagggacctttaaagatcatctagtctaacccactgccgtgggcagggacatctttcaccagatgaggttgctcaaagccccatccaagctgaccttgaacacttgcaataatggagcatccacaacttctctgggcagcctgttccagtgtcttaccaTCCTCATAatcaaaaaaatttcttccttatgtccaatgtaaatctaccctctttcagtttaaaaccattgccccttgttaTCTCCCGTCCTTCCTGGATGGAGTGTGGCTGGAGGCTCTGGGGTTAGAGACACTTGTTAATTCTGTGCTCCTGTGGGTGGTGAATAACTTCCAGATACTGTGAATTGTCatttaaaccacaacacagcctTTTCCCTTAGTGTAGGGCCTTTTACTTCAGTAAGTTCAAGTTGTGTGTCTTGGGAAATGATATGGTTAGTTAGAAAAACAGATTAGGCCAGGACTAGAACGATACTGGGCTAGTTAATGAGGTCCATCTTGGAAGAGCAGGAGCTAAATTTTATCCTTTGTTTCCTAGATGCGTTTGCTTCCCCTGAGACAGAAGAAGTCTCACCTGATGGAGATCCAGGTGAATGGTGGCACTGTTGCTGAGAAAGTGGATTGGGCCCGGGAGAAGCTGGAGCAGCAGGTGCCTGTGTCAACTGTCTTTGGCCAGGATGAGATGATAGATGTCATTGGAGTCACCAAGGGCAAGGGATATAAAGGTAAACACGTGGAAGTTCTCCTCTTTGTGATTGGGATACAGATTTTAATGAAATCCTAGCCTTGAGTTTTCACAAGTGTGTGGGCTAAGAGCTGAGGAGGTAAATCTATACTGCTGTCATGGTTCAATGATGAGACCATGGAATGAGCGCTGGGCACAGCGCCTGACATCCGTGAGGAGTCATTCCATGCTGCCTTCCTTCTGAGAACACAACCCAGGgacagctggggagggagagtgGGTGGTTCGGGGGCAGGGTGCTTCACTGGGAAATGTGGTTAATTCCTGGGATGCTGGGTCTGGGCTTCCCTTTTGTTGCCCAGGGACAGCAGCTTGAAAGGTGGCTTAAACTCTAGTTAAACAATTCGGTGACATCTCAGCTTGACAATAGTTAGCAACACTGCTTTGGTTTCTTTCAGGTGTCACCAGCCGTTGGCACACCAAAAAGTTGCCCCGCAAGACTCACAGGGGTCTGCGCAAGGTGGCCTGCATTGGTGCATGGCACCCTGCTCGTGTGGCTTTCTCTGTGGCCCGGGCGGGTCAGAAGGGGTATCACCATCGCACTGAAATCAATAAGAAGGTTTGTGTCTCTGAACTGCTGGGAGGAAACGAGAGCTGGCCAAGGTCACCTGCTGCATGACAGTGAATAGAGTGGAGAGTTTTGCTTTGGTagttttgctgtgtttgtttgAATGTAATCTTGGGGGCAATAACTATAGTCCATTATGTTGGATAACCATAAAATTCTTGTATGGCCACGGGTTTTCAAAGTGCAACAGACATTTTTCTCCAATCCTATGTAGAATCATTTGCATTTTGGCTGTTGACAAGCCCTTTCTCCTACCTTTTGCTAAGTAGAAATTCTTGACATTTTTAGATCTACAAGATCGGCCAGGGTTACCAAATCAAGGATGGAAAGCTGATCAAAAACAATGCATCAACCGATTATGACTTGTCTGACAAGAGCATTAACCCTCTGGTGAGTTGCATCTCTATGGTGAGAGTCTGGTTGCGAGCTGCAATCTTGAGGCAAGTTGGCCTGGTACAAGATGCAAAATGATTGAATGAAGAGCTCTTGAGTTAAAACTCGGCTGCTGTGGGAGGTGGTGTTGCTTAGTCATTCTCAGTATTGACTTGTGTAACTTGCTAATTGTGTTCAATGTGTGGCAATAGTATAGAGGGATGTTACAAACCTAGAAATTATACTCGTAAATAAGGACTAACTTAGCAGGGAGAGCAGCTTTTGCTGTGTTGTCAGCCTcttgttgctgctgttcttggCGAAAGTCTTACAGCACCAAGTAAATCGTTGTATCAAGAAACTTGACCAGCGAAAGGTAATACTGGAAATAGGATTTTAGTGAATGTGGGAATGGCCAAGACCCAGAAGTGAGAACATCAAGCTGTAGGCAGATGCGATGACTGGTCCTGCTTTATACAGAGCACTAACTGTTCTCTCCTTGTTCAGGGAGGCTTTGTCCACTATGGTGAGGTGACCAATGACTTCATCATGCTGAAAGGCTGTGTTGTTGGGACCAAGAAGAGGGTCCTAACCCTGCGCAAGGTGAGTAGTGCAGCCTGCTGTCAAATGGACTGGAACAGCTTAAGTTAGCTGCACTGCCTCTGCTACAGGGGTTGCTTGTGGGGATTCATGGAGCCAGCTAGAAAGAAAAGCCTAGAAGACTGTTGTTGGACCCACGCACACAAACCCACCTCGTATTAGTGACCTCGGGAGTAGTGTGAGGTCCTTTCCCTGGTTAATTCAGTCCAGGTCAGTTTGTAAGGACGTGCTTTAGGTTGAGAATTCTCGTGGGCCGTAAGGACACTGGCAGGCAGACTTGGGCTCGCCTGCTGGTGTGAGCTGACCAGTCTTCAGCCTTGAAGGCCAAAGGTGTGGGCTGGCTTATTGGCAATTGCTCCTTGCACGTAATAGCAGCTGAAGTGTGAGGTCAGACTGACTTAGGAGGTGATAAGAAGTAGCCAGTGTACTGGCAGGCTGAAAAGGTGCTCACCTGGCCTCTCTCTTGTAGTCCCTGCTTGTGCAGACCAAGCGCCGGGCCCTGGAGAAGATTGACTTGAAGTTCATTGATACAACCTCCAAATTTGGTCATGGCCGCTTCCAGACAGCTGAGGAGAAGAAGGCTTTCATGGTAAGGACACTTTCTGAAGCTGGCAGCTTTGTGTTGTGTATCTGTATTGTCTTTCAGCTAATGGCAGTTGGTAGCTTGACCTTTGGGCTGCCATGGGGCCAAAATTTCTGTGAAACAGTGTGCAGCTTCAGTCGAGTGTGTTCATCCTGCCAGCTTGGTTATAACCACAGAGGGGGCTGGGGCCTCGCTTCCCCTGTGACAGCGCTTCATGCCTGAGGGGTGTTGCCATGTTTGGGCACAAGTCGTTCAGTGATGAGGCGTGGAACAAGCACTGAGCAGTATCCGACACCCGCGGGGAGTGGCTCTGCACAGATTTCTTCTGAGAGCAGCTCCGGACGATGGTGCAcgcagggggctgtgggtggcATTCTCAATTTGTCACTTGCTGGAGAAAGCGAGTCGGGAGTCCAGGgtgcgaggcccttgccgggtcagAGAGTGGTTCAGCTGCTTGGGGCTGCACCGGAGCTTCCCCACAAGGTGGCACCAGCATTTCTCTCTCTTACATATGAAGTCATCGATTTGGTGCAGCGTGGCTGCACCAAGTTCAGCTTTCCCCTGAAACCTGCAGCTGTGGGGATGGGGCTTGGGATTTCCAACGGGCTGCAACATTGAGGGCTTTTTTTGCCTTAATTTCTTTGCAGCAAGAGGAGAAGAAACTACAGCATTGTAATTGGGATGTGATGTGGTCTTTGGTGCGGACTGCTGTTTACAtagtttctcttcattttttctttcagggaCCACTCAAGAAAGATCGTATTGCAAAAGAGGAGACAGCTTAATGTGTGGAATGGTCTTGTGTCTTGTGGCCTGTGTGCTCTCAgaccaaaaaataaatattttaaagacattaaCTTTGCCTCTTGGTTTATACATAGCTGTGTCAAGTCTGGTACTCTCACTGTGGGCCCTACCTGTGGGACCAATCAAACCAAAGAAGCAAGTAAAGCTCAAATTCATGAGCATCCAACTCGTAGCAGGGTTCCTGTAATGAGAAAGAAGCTGCCATTGCTGTTTTTGGAGAGCAAAGGTCTTGGGGCAGAGCAAGGCTTCTCTGTTTGGTTGTGTGAAATAGTAAAGCGGCAGGAGCCCTAAACGTGTTTGCAATTACTGAGGTATTATTCCACATGTTAATCCTCTGCTGGGCGGCTAGAGGGCTCCTTTGAATCAAACAGGTTTTGAAATCAATGAAACTACGTCAGGCATTTGAAACATCACTAAATTTTAGGTAGGTGGCTGATGCTggctgttgccatggaaaccctCCAGTTTCTGTATGACGGCGGGGATGTAACCTGCGCACTGTTTGCGAATGCAGTTACTGTCCttgggagcagcaggaggcagcaggtgACGTGACAAATTCCTACCTCGATTCCTGAATCCATTTCCCATCCCTGCTAAGGGCTCTGCCTGGTGAAAGGAAACGGGCCCtcctgggaggggaggagggcgactcctgcatcccaccctccaaggaggagggagagctgcgAGTGCCGCTGGTGTTGCGTTACTGCATGGCTCAAAATACTCCGTCGGCTCCTGGGTAGATGGTTTGGCCGGTGTTCCCAACGGAGTCCAACGGTGAAGGGCAGACGAGACGTGGCGCCTGTGCGTGGGACCGGCCCCGTGTATAGCGCCGGTCCTGGCTGAAGCGTTGCAGTTACGGGAGCTGAGGCGTCGTACCAAGAAAGGCAGCGGTGGCCCTGAGCGCTTGGCTGCCTCCAGCCGCAATAGTGAGATCACTCGCGCTTCGGGCCATAGCCTGGCTGAGGCTCGTGTACATTTAGATAACTGGTGTATCCTTCGCTGACCATAATTGGAGA
This genomic interval from Calonectris borealis chromosome 1, bCalBor7.hap1.2, whole genome shotgun sequence contains the following:
- the RPL3 gene encoding large ribosomal subunit protein uL3, yielding MSHRKFSAPRHGSLGFLPRKRSSRHRGKVKSFPKDDPSKPVHLTAFLGYKAGMTHIVREVDRPGSKVNKKEVVEAVTIVETPPMVIVGIVGYVQTPRGLRSFKTIFAEHISDECKRRFYKNWHKSKKKAFTKYCKKWQDDEGKKQLEKDFNSMKKYCQVIRVMAHTQMRLLPLRQKKSHLMEIQVNGGTVAEKVDWAREKLEQQVPVSTVFGQDEMIDVIGVTKGKGYKGVTSRWHTKKLPRKTHRGLRKVACIGAWHPARVAFSVARAGQKGYHHRTEINKKIYKIGQGYQIKDGKLIKNNASTDYDLSDKSINPLGGFVHYGEVTNDFIMLKGCVVGTKKRVLTLRKSLLVQTKRRALEKIDLKFIDTTSKFGHGRFQTAEEKKAFMGPLKKDRIAKEETA